From Paenarthrobacter sp. A20:
CCAAGGGCGGACTGCTGTTCATGGGCGGCTTCGTGATCCTGCTCTACGTCATCGAGATCCTCAACACGTTGATGCGGCATGGCCTGAACTCCACCTTTGGCCTGCGCTCCCGCTCCATGGATGGCGTGCTGGACATCCTGACGTTCCCATTGCTGCACGCGAACTTCAACCACTTGCTCTCCAACACCCTGCCGCTGATCATTTTCGGCTTCCTGGTGTTTATGTCCGGCATCCGTGTGTTCATCACGGCACTGGCGTTCAGCTGGCTCGGATCTGGACTGGCGGTGTGGCTGATTGGCGGGGGAGGGGTGACCGTCGGCGCATCGGGCTTGGTGTTCGGATTCTTTGCGTTCCTGCTGGTTCGGGGCTTCTTCAACCGGAACTGGTGGCAG
This genomic window contains:
- a CDS encoding rhomboid family intramembrane serine protease, whose protein sequence is MVLGTPEGSKEEAQESLAGRAKGGLLFMGGFVILLYVIEILNTLMRHGLNSTFGLRSRSMDGVLDILTFPLLHANFNHLLSNTLPLIIFGFLVFMSGIRVFITALAFSWLGSGLAVWLIGGGGVTVGASGLVFGFFAFLLVRGFFNRNWWQILLSVVLFMAYGSILFGVLPTVMGYVSWQAHLGGAVGGIIAAILLRPKPKLTP